Proteins encoded by one window of Musa acuminata AAA Group cultivar baxijiao chromosome BXJ2-9, Cavendish_Baxijiao_AAA, whole genome shotgun sequence:
- the LOC135622592 gene encoding uncharacterized protein LOC135622592 — MASRLQQLRSKAVQASEFVSKHGCTYYKELMEENKRHVVQPPTIEKCQELSKQLFYTRLASIPVRYESFWKELDGMKHIWRNRKDIKVEDVGIAALFGLELYAWSCVGEIVGRGFTFTGYYV, encoded by the exons ATGGCATCTAGACTGCAGCAACTGCGATCTAAGGCCGTGCAAGCCTCGGAGTTCGTGTCTAAGCACGGATGCACTTATTACAAGGAGCTTATGGAGGAGAACAAGCGGCATGTCGTTCAACCGCCGACCATCGAGAAGTGCCAGGAGCTGTCAAAGCAGCTCTTTTACACACGTCTTGCTAG CATTCCTGTTCGATATGAGTCATTCTGGAAGGAGCTTGATGGCATGAAGCACATATGGAGAAACagaaaggatatcaaagttgaggATGTTGGCATCGCAGCATTGTTTGGGCTCGAGTTGTATGCCTGGTCCTGTGTTGGTGAGATTGTTGGAAGAGGATTCACTTTTACTGGCTACTACGTTTGA
- the LOC135622593 gene encoding putative pentatricopeptide repeat-containing protein At3g01580, with the protein MDWQCSSLLLRATPLPSPSLPRSISVPANPKPDKSRHLTPFEPIPSSPIPSPSPIDTSGAHLHHDCSLGSYSRMLHGCSSRGSLPRGKAVHGRLLRAGIEPDAHLWNCLLNMYCKCGSLKGARLLFELMPHRDVVAWTCLMAAHACANDGEEGMRMFCEMMTDGVWPNAFALASGLKACSVCEDLGFGQQLHGEAVKMHLLSDPIVGSSLIDFYVKCAGMELAEKVFFGLPEKNVTSWNALLGGYAWLGEDMKVLELFRGFMESGTMVSEFILPTVIKRCAGLGEVRQGRSLHCLVIKIGLEQDGFLSSSLVDMYSKCGLVEEAHKIFVRIVDPDVVVWSAMISGFDQQGMGLEAVELFRSMKRMGVRPNYFTLASVAGAASQLDDQALCGSLHAYILKNGFDMRKEVGNAILNMYMKNGVVEDGCMVFDTMMEHDTISWNSLLSGFHSGSSCDKGLRIFIGMLTQNIMPNTYTYISILRSCTSLKDARYGAQVHAHIFKSNLSRDSFLGRCLVDMYASSGDLENACLVFDRLTERDVFSWTVIITGYTNTYQGEKAINCFRQMQQQGLNPNEFTISCCLGACSYIAALDSGRQFHSHAIKSGLTGSYVSSNLINMYAKCGCMMDAEAAFNESTFHDEVSWNILICGYSQHGYVGKALESFQQMIEEGKRPDEVTFVGVLSACSHAGLLNEGMKYFNSMYRIYGITPTIEHHHCIIDILGKAGKHDEVVQFINEMGLSSDASIWQTVLGTCRIHENVEFAERAANKLFELDPSMDSSYIMMSNLYAAAGRWEDATRMRKFMVSRGIKKEPGCSWIEVNGQCHVFLAQDGSI; encoded by the coding sequence ATGGATTGGCAATGCTCATCTCTACTACTCCGCGCCACGCCTCTCCCATCGCCATCGCTGCCGCGTTCCATCTCCGTCCCTGCGAATCCCAAACCCGATAAATCCCGACACCTTACTCCCTTTGAACCCATTCCGTCCTCTCCaatcccttctccttctcctatTGACACCAGCGGCGCCCATCTTCATCACGACTGTTCCCTCGGAAGCTATTCCCGGATGCTCCATGGCTGCAGCTCGAGAGGATCCCTTCCCCGCGGGAAGGCCGTCCACGGCCGGTTGCTGAGAGCCGGAATCGAGCCCGATGCCCATCTCTGGAACTGCTTGCTGAATATGTATTGTAAATGTGGTAGCTTGAAAGGTGCTCGCTTGCTGTTCGAGCTAATGCCGCACCGGGATGTTGTCGCGTGGACGTGCCTCATGGCAGCGCACGCGTGTGCGAATGACGGTGAAGAGGGCATGAGAATGTTCTGCGAGATGATGACGGATGGTGTTTGGCCTAATGCTTTTGCTCTTGCTTCCGGCTTGAAAGCTTGTTCGGTTTGCGAGGACTTGGGTTTTGGACAACAGTTGCATGGGGAAGCGGTAAAAATGCACCTTTTATCTGATCCGATTGTAGGGTCTTCCCTTATTGATTTTTATGTGAAGTGCGCAGGAATGGAGCTTGCTGAGAAAGTGTTCTTTGGTTTACCGGAAAAGAATGTTACTTCTTGGAATGCACTGCTGGGAGGATATGCTTGGTTGGGTGAAGACATGAAGGTTCTGGAGCTTTTTCGGGGGTTTATGGAGTCAGGAACCATGGTCAGCGAGTTTATATTGCCTACAGTTATCAAGCGCTGTGCGGGCTTGGGCGAAGTGAGACAAGGACGGTCACTTCATTGTTTGGTAATCAAGATTGGGTTGGAACAAGATGGATTCTTGAGTAGTAGTCTAGTGGATATGTACTCCAAGTGCGGCCTTGTCGAGGAAGCTCATAAGATCTTTGTTAGGATTGTTGATCCTGATGTTGTTGTCTGGAGTGCAATGATTTCAGGCTTTGATCAGCAAGGGATGGGTCTTGAAGCAGTCGAACTCTTCCGATCTATGAAAAGGATGGGCGTTAGACCAAATTATTTCACTCTTGCAAGTGTAGCAGGTGCTGCTTCTCAGTTGGATGATCAGGCACTCTGTGGTAGTCTTCATGCTTATATTCTGAAAAATGGATTTGACATGAGAAAAGAAGTTGGGAATGCTATATTAAACATGTACATGAAGAATGGGGTTGTTGAAGATGGGTGCATGGTGTTTGACACTATGATGGAACATGACACTATATCTTGGAACAGCCTTCTCTCTGGATTTCATAGTGGCAGTTCCTGTGACAAAGGGTTGAGAATTTTCATTGGCATGCTTACTCAAAATATCATGCCTAACACTTACACATATATCAGCATCTTAAGATCCTGTACTAGCCTGAAGGATGCCAGATATGGTGCTCAAGTTCATGCTCATATTTTTAAGAGTAACCTATCTCGAGATTCTTTTCTTGGAAGGTGTCTCGTTGATATGTATGCAAGTAGTGGTGACCTAGAAAATGCATGTCTGGTCTTTGATAGACTGACTGAAAGAGATGTCTTTTCTTGGACTGTCATCATCACAGGGTACACAAATACATATCAAGGTGAGAAGGCCATAAATTGCTTTAGACAGATGCAGCAGCAGGGCCTGAATCCGAATGAGTTCACAATTTCTTGTTGCTTGGGAGCTTGCTCATACATAGCAGCATTAGACAGCGGTCGCCAGTTTCACTCACATGCCATAAAATCTGGACTGACTGGATCATATGTTTCGAGTAACCTCATCAATATGTATGCAAAATGTGGGTGTATGATGGATGCTGAAGCAGCGTTTAATGAGTCAACTTTTCATGATGAAGTTTCATGGAACATTTTAATTTGTGGGTATTCTCAACATGGGTATGTGGGGAAAGCTCTTGAATCCTTTCAACAGATGATAGAGGAGGGAAAGAGACCTGATGAAGTGACTTTTGTCGGTGTCCTTTCGGCTTGTAGCCATGCAGGTTTACTTAATGAAGGCATGAAATACTTTAATTCTATGTATCGTATTTATGGGATCACCCCTACAATTGAGCACCATCATTGCATAATTGACATCCTTGGCAAAGCAGGTAAACATGATGAAGTTGTGCAATTTATCAATGAGATGGGATTATCATCAGATGCTTCAATATGGCAAACAGTTCTTGGAACGTGCAGAATACATGAGAATGTGGAATTTGCAGAAAGAGCAGCTAACAAACTGTTTGAGTTGGACCCAAGTATGGACTCTAGTTATATCATGATGTCCAACTTATATGCAGCCGCAGGGAGGTGGGAAGATGCCACTAGGATGAGGAAATTTATGGTTAGTCGTGGCATTAAAAAGGAGCCAGGGTGTAGCTGGATTGAGGTCAATGGCCAATGCCATGTATTTCTGGCTCAAGATGGTTCCATCTAA
- the LOC135622599 gene encoding thiamine phosphate phosphatase-like protein, whose amino-acid sequence MAGIVVVFDFDKTIIDCDSDNWVVDRLGVADVFERLIPTMPWNSLMDRMMSELQAGGRSIEDIAACLRTAPLDPHVVEAIKTAYALGCDLRVVSDANQFFIDTILKHHGLLECFKEINTNPSIVDEEGRLRIFPCHDFTTRSHGCSICPPNMCKGKIIDRIRASAFVEGKKRFIYLGDGQGDYCPSLGLSEEDYVMPRKHYPLWSLICNSPQPLRAEVHEWSTGEELEKVLLQLVDRSIDADRNSPSQMFSVDCKPKMVPASPTETLPLPLRVPH is encoded by the exons ATGGCGGGCATTGTGGTGGTGTTCGACTTCGACAAGACCATCATCGACTGCGACAGCGATAACTGGGTGGTCGATCGGCTGGGTGTCGCCGACGTTTTTGAGCGGCTTATTCCGACGATGCCGTGGAATTCCCTCATG GATCGGATGATGAGCGAGCTGCAAGCAGGAGGGAGGTCCATCGAAGACATTGCAGCCTGCCTGAGAACAGCTCCTCTGGACCCTCATGTCGTCGAAGCCATCAAGACCGCTTACGCTCTTGG GTGTGATCTGAGGGTGGTGAGCGACGCAAACCAGTTCTTTATAGACACGATTCTGAAGCATCATGGGTTGCTGGAGTGCTTCAAGGAGATCAATACGAACCCTAGTATTGTGGATGAAGAGGGGAGGCTGAGGATCTTCCCCTGCCATGACTTCACCACCCGTTCTCATGGCTGCAGCATCTGCCCCCCCAACATGTGCAAG GGTAAGATCATCGATCGGATCCGAGCATCTGCTTTTGTCGAaggaaagaagagatttatctaTCTGGGAGATGGCCAGGGTGATTACTGCCCATCCCTCGGGCTCAGCGAAGAAGACTATGTGATGCCAAGGAAACACTACCCCTTGTGGAGTCTCATATGCAACAGCCCTCAGCCTCTCAGAGCAGAGGTTCACGAATGGAGCACTGGCGAGGAGCTCGAGAAAGTCCTCCTCCAGCTCGTCGACAGGTCGATCGATGCCGATCGGAACAGCCCCAGCCAGATGTTCTCCGTCGACTGCAAGCCCAAGATGGTTCCAGCTTCCCCCACAGAAACTCTTCCCCTGCCTCTTCGTGTTCCTCACTAG